One Microvirga thermotolerans DNA window includes the following coding sequences:
- a CDS encoding DUF2066 domain-containing protein produces MRPHSTRPHSMRLHSLRRHALAFALCLLAAAPAAARIAVEDLYRGQAITTGQMPENRGPAFARTFVDVLVKVSGDPALMEDPRVEKEAAQAASYVRAFRYRDRLEGKPIHDEQGTRDRPHDLTVDFDPPKIDAFLESLGRKPWDGNRPVLAVLLAVRIGGNDYVLAADAERGRDQRDAFAAASRRIGVPVVIPAEAVLAEGSVTAAALRGHGPSDPDAVARAAGADHPLVGTMDFSDADHGWVVTWRLRSGGRETTWQVRGVNFDEAFRNGLRGSARVLSGNGHP; encoded by the coding sequence ATGCGTCCCCATTCCACGCGTCCCCATTCCATGCGTCTTCATTCCCTGCGTCGTCATGCGCTCGCGTTCGCTCTGTGCCTTCTCGCGGCCGCTCCCGCGGCGGCGAGGATCGCGGTGGAGGATCTTTATCGGGGACAGGCCATCACCACGGGGCAGATGCCGGAGAACCGGGGACCCGCATTCGCGCGAACCTTCGTGGACGTGCTCGTGAAGGTGAGCGGCGATCCCGCGCTGATGGAGGACCCGCGCGTGGAGAAGGAGGCGGCGCAGGCGGCGTCCTATGTCCGCGCCTTCCGATATCGCGACCGCCTGGAAGGAAAGCCGATCCACGACGAGCAGGGCACGCGCGACCGGCCGCACGACCTGACCGTCGACTTCGATCCGCCCAAGATCGACGCCTTTCTGGAGAGCCTCGGCCGCAAGCCCTGGGACGGGAACAGGCCCGTTCTCGCGGTTCTCCTCGCGGTCCGGATCGGCGGAAACGACTATGTGCTCGCCGCGGACGCCGAGCGCGGCCGCGACCAGCGGGACGCCTTCGCCGCGGCGTCCCGCCGGATCGGGGTGCCCGTGGTCATTCCGGCAGAGGCGGTTCTCGCGGAGGGCTCCGTGACCGCGGCCGCCCTGCGCGGGCACGGCCCGTCCGATCCCGACGCGGTCGCCCGCGCGGCGGGGGCCGACCATCCGCTCGTCGGGACCATGGATTTCAGCGATGCGGACCACGGCTGGGTCGTCACATGGAGGCTGCGGTCCGGCGGGCGGGAGACTACGTGGCAGGTGAGGGGCGTCAATTTCGACGAGGCGTTCCGGAACGGCCTGCGCGGATCCGCCCGGGTGCTGTCCGGCAACGGGCATCCATAG
- a CDS encoding branched-chain amino acid ABC transporter substrate-binding protein: protein MKMHLLPVLAFGTGLVMASAAHAQVKIGVAGPITGPNAAFGAQLTNGAEQAVADINAAGGILGQKLEVVLADDVSDPRQGVSVANKLASEGVKFVVGHFNSGVSIPASEVYAENGMVQITPASTNPKFTERGLPTVFRTCGRDDQQGAVAGAFILENYKGKKVAVVHDKTPYGKGLADETRAVINKGGLKEVLYEGVNPGEKDFSALVSKLKSTGVDLMYWGGLHTELGLIIRQMRDQGLGTVAMGADGIVSEEFASIGGPGVEGTRMTFPPDPRKRPEVQDIVKRFTEQRKFNPEAYTLYSYAAVEVIKQAAEKAGSLDPKKVAETMKSGMVFKTVVGDIAYDKKGDRTKPDYVVYTWKKGADGKITYTQD from the coding sequence ATGAAAATGCATCTTCTTCCGGTGCTCGCGTTCGGCACCGGTCTCGTCATGGCGTCCGCCGCCCATGCGCAGGTCAAGATCGGGGTGGCGGGCCCGATCACGGGTCCCAACGCCGCCTTCGGCGCCCAGCTGACGAACGGGGCCGAGCAGGCCGTGGCCGACATCAATGCGGCCGGCGGCATCCTCGGGCAGAAGCTCGAGGTGGTCCTGGCGGACGACGTGTCCGATCCGCGCCAGGGGGTGTCCGTCGCGAACAAGCTCGCGAGCGAGGGCGTGAAGTTCGTCGTCGGGCACTTCAACTCCGGCGTGTCGATTCCCGCGTCCGAGGTCTATGCGGAGAACGGCATGGTCCAGATCACGCCGGCCTCCACCAATCCGAAGTTCACCGAGCGCGGGCTGCCCACCGTGTTCCGCACCTGCGGGCGGGACGATCAGCAGGGCGCCGTGGCGGGCGCCTTCATCCTGGAGAACTACAAGGGCAAGAAGGTCGCGGTCGTTCACGATAAGACGCCCTACGGCAAGGGCCTCGCGGACGAGACGCGCGCGGTCATCAACAAGGGCGGCCTCAAGGAAGTGCTCTATGAGGGCGTGAATCCCGGCGAGAAGGACTTCAGCGCCCTCGTGTCCAAGCTCAAGTCGACGGGCGTCGACCTCATGTACTGGGGCGGCCTGCACACGGAACTCGGCCTCATCATCCGGCAGATGCGCGACCAGGGGCTGGGCACCGTCGCCATGGGCGCGGACGGCATCGTGTCGGAGGAGTTCGCCTCCATCGGCGGGCCGGGCGTCGAGGGCACCAGGATGACCTTCCCGCCGGATCCGCGCAAGCGGCCCGAGGTGCAGGACATCGTGAAGCGCTTCACCGAGCAGCGGAAGTTCAATCCGGAGGCCTACACGCTCTATTCCTATGCCGCGGTGGAAGTGATCAAGCAGGCGGCCGAGAAGGCCGGCTCCCTCGATCCGAAGAAGGTGGCCGAGACCATGAAGTCCGGCATGGTCTTCAAGACCGTCGTCGGCGACATCGCCTACGACAAGAAGGGCGACCGCACGAAGCCCGACTACGTGGTCTACACCTGGAAGAAGGGCGCCGACGGCAAGATCACCTACACGCAGGACTAG
- a CDS encoding DUF2267 domain-containing protein: MTVPMEYRHASEAFERFLADARDEAGLGTRNQAYTMVQAVLLVFRRRLTLPEGIRFANALSPVLRALFVDGWDPCEPTQPFIDRDLLTREVQALRAHHNFAPDTAIRDVAAALRRHVDPKSFDEALRALPAEAAAFWRL; this comes from the coding sequence ATGACCGTACCCATGGAATACCGGCACGCCTCGGAGGCCTTCGAGCGCTTCCTCGCGGACGCGCGCGACGAGGCGGGACTCGGGACGCGCAACCAGGCCTACACCATGGTGCAGGCGGTCCTCCTGGTCTTCCGCCGCCGCCTGACCCTCCCCGAGGGAATCCGCTTCGCGAACGCGCTGTCGCCGGTCCTGCGCGCCCTGTTCGTGGACGGGTGGGACCCGTGCGAGCCGACGCAGCCCTTCATCGACCGCGATCTCCTCACGCGCGAGGTGCAGGCACTCCGGGCGCACCACAACTTCGCGCCGGACACGGCCATCCGCGACGTGGCCGCCGCCCTCCGGCGGCATGTGGATCCGAAGTCCTTCGACGAGGCTCTCCGGGCCCTTCCCGCAGAGGCCGCGGCGTTCTGGCGCCTCTGA
- a CDS encoding ArsR/SmtB family transcription factor, with protein MIEADLFRVLADPTRRAVFERLVGRELSVSELKDGFAVSQPAISQHLAALRSAGLVQERREGRFAYYTADPQGLAPLAEWVDRYRAFWPERVEKLKDVLKRMDR; from the coding sequence ATGATCGAGGCAGACCTTTTTCGCGTCCTGGCCGATCCGACCCGCAGAGCCGTCTTCGAGCGGCTGGTCGGGCGGGAGCTGAGCGTCTCGGAGCTGAAGGACGGTTTCGCCGTTTCTCAACCGGCGATCTCGCAGCACCTGGCGGCGCTGCGCAGTGCCGGGCTCGTGCAGGAGCGGCGGGAAGGGCGCTTCGCCTATTATACGGCAGACCCCCAGGGGCTCGCGCCGCTCGCCGAGTGGGTCGATCGCTACCGCGCCTTCTGGCCGGAGCGGGTCGAGAAGCTCAAGGACGTGCTCAAGAGGATGGATCGATGA
- a CDS encoding SRPBCC family protein, protein MTEAARTDAEARSVVLECHLDESPETVWRALTVPEIVAEWLGPNTLRPEPGASFTIDLDPGSGGAIACEVLEVVPLERLSYSWRSCGDGPAVDTVVTFELERTEEAGTNLRIVHEATPVERRVPAVATADVVAFPRRPVRARAYAATPRSARSTAGMILRRAA, encoded by the coding sequence ATGACCGAAGCAGCCCGGACCGACGCCGAAGCCCGATCCGTCGTCCTCGAATGCCACCTGGACGAAAGCCCGGAGACGGTCTGGCGCGCACTCACCGTGCCTGAGATCGTAGCGGAATGGCTCGGGCCGAACACCCTGCGCCCCGAGCCCGGCGCTTCCTTCACGATCGATCTCGATCCAGGGAGCGGCGGCGCCATCGCCTGCGAGGTGCTGGAGGTCGTTCCCTTGGAGCGCCTGTCGTATTCCTGGCGCTCCTGCGGCGACGGCCCTGCGGTCGACACGGTCGTCACCTTCGAGCTGGAGCGGACGGAGGAGGCCGGTACAAATCTGCGCATCGTCCACGAGGCCACGCCGGTCGAGCGGCGCGTGCCTGCGGTGGCGACCGCTGACGTCGTCGCTTTCCCCAGGCGGCCGGTACGTGCCCGCGCATATGCGGCTACGCCACGATCCGCCCGCAGCACGGCCGGCATGATCCTGCGCCGCGCAGCCTGA
- a CDS encoding ATP-dependent Clp protease proteolytic subunit, with translation MRDPVALYSSMFVPMVVEQSNRGERAFDIYSRLLRERIVFLTGPMDDNSASLIVAQLLFLEAESPKKEISFYINSPGGVVTSGLSIYDTMQFIRCPVSTLCVGQAGSMASVLLAAGEAGHRFALANSRIMVHQPSGGYQGQVTDILIHARESEALKRRLTEIYVQHTGQDYGTVERAIERDNYMSAEQAQSFGLVDAVLDRRPDIGAEAGS, from the coding sequence ATGAGAGATCCCGTCGCGCTCTACAGCAGCATGTTCGTCCCGATGGTGGTCGAGCAGTCGAACCGCGGCGAGCGCGCGTTCGACATCTATTCGCGTCTCCTGCGCGAACGGATCGTGTTTCTCACCGGGCCGATGGACGACAACTCGGCCTCGCTGATCGTGGCGCAGCTCCTGTTCCTCGAGGCCGAGAGCCCGAAGAAGGAAATCTCCTTCTACATCAACTCGCCGGGCGGGGTCGTGACCTCCGGCCTGTCGATCTACGACACCATGCAGTTCATCCGCTGCCCCGTCTCGACGCTCTGTGTGGGGCAAGCCGGATCGATGGCCTCGGTGTTGCTCGCCGCAGGAGAGGCGGGACACCGTTTCGCCCTCGCCAACAGCCGCATCATGGTGCACCAGCCCTCGGGCGGCTACCAGGGCCAGGTGACAGACATCCTCATCCACGCCCGCGAGAGCGAGGCTCTCAAGCGGCGGCTCACGGAAATCTACGTGCAGCATACGGGCCAGGACTACGGCACGGTCGAGCGCGCCATTGAGCGCGACAACTACATGTCGGCCGAGCAGGCGCAGAGTTTCGGCTTGGTGGATGCGGTACTCGACAGGCGGCCGGACATCGGTGCCGAAGCTGGGTCGTGA
- a CDS encoding GNAT family N-acetyltransferase, which translates to MSIDLIVRPIARDDYPQWLPLWDGYNAFYGRSGPTALDPEITRTTWQRFFDAYEPVHALVAENRGQLLGLAHYLFHRSTTAIAPSCYLQDLFTNEAARGKGVGRALIEGVCERAAAAGSPRVYWQTHETNATAMQLYDRVAERSGFVVYRRFV; encoded by the coding sequence ATGTCCATCGACCTGATCGTCCGGCCGATCGCCCGGGACGACTATCCCCAGTGGCTCCCGCTGTGGGACGGCTACAACGCCTTCTACGGGCGCAGCGGTCCCACCGCCCTCGATCCGGAGATCACGCGGACCACATGGCAGCGTTTCTTCGACGCCTACGAGCCCGTGCATGCTTTGGTGGCGGAGAACCGGGGACAGTTGCTCGGGCTCGCCCATTACCTCTTCCATCGCAGCACCACTGCCATCGCGCCGAGCTGCTACCTCCAGGATCTCTTCACCAACGAAGCCGCACGGGGCAAAGGCGTAGGCCGCGCGCTCATCGAAGGCGTCTGCGAGCGGGCAGCGGCGGCAGGCTCGCCGCGGGTCTATTGGCAGACGCACGAGACCAACGCCACGGCGATGCAGCTCTACGACCGGGTCGCGGAACGCTCCGGATTCGTCGTCTACCGCAGGTTCGTCTAG
- a CDS encoding ornithine cyclodeaminase: MIEKLNVVPFVSVDHMMKLVLAIGVERFLVELADEIETDFRRWESFDKTPRVASHSKEGVIELMPTSDGEVYGFKYVNGHPKNTREGRQTVTAFGVLADVGTGYPVLLTEMTILTALRTAATSALAAKHLAPRGARTMAMIGNGAQAEFQALAFKALLGVDRLRLYDIDRTASVKCVRNLAGMGLDMTICGSIEEAMEGVQIVTTVTADKQNATILTDNMVGTGLHINAVGGDCPGKTELHPDILRRSDIFVEYPPQTRIEGEIQQLPPDHPVTELWQVIAGRAPGRSDARQITLFDSVGFAIEDFSALRYVKRQIERTGLYEELDLLADPDDPRDLFGMLLRAQAAAPTAA, from the coding sequence ATGATCGAGAAACTCAACGTCGTTCCCTTCGTGAGCGTCGACCACATGATGAAGCTCGTCCTCGCCATCGGCGTGGAGCGCTTCCTCGTGGAGCTGGCGGACGAGATCGAGACGGATTTCCGCCGCTGGGAGAGCTTCGACAAGACCCCGCGCGTCGCCTCCCACAGCAAGGAGGGCGTGATCGAGCTGATGCCCACCAGCGACGGCGAGGTCTATGGCTTCAAGTACGTGAACGGCCATCCCAAGAACACCCGCGAGGGCCGCCAGACCGTGACCGCCTTCGGCGTTCTCGCGGATGTGGGCACCGGCTATCCCGTGCTCCTCACGGAGATGACCATTCTCACCGCCCTGCGCACGGCTGCGACCTCGGCTCTCGCCGCGAAGCACCTGGCGCCCCGGGGCGCGCGGACGATGGCGATGATCGGCAACGGGGCACAGGCGGAGTTCCAGGCCCTCGCCTTCAAGGCGCTCCTCGGCGTGGACCGGCTGCGCCTCTACGACATCGACCGGACGGCGAGCGTGAAGTGCGTGCGCAACCTCGCCGGCATGGGGCTCGACATGACGATCTGCGGCTCCATCGAGGAGGCGATGGAGGGCGTGCAGATCGTGACCACGGTCACCGCCGACAAGCAGAACGCGACGATCCTCACCGACAACATGGTCGGAACCGGGCTTCACATCAACGCGGTGGGCGGCGACTGCCCGGGCAAGACGGAGCTGCACCCCGACATCCTGAGGCGCTCGGACATCTTCGTGGAGTATCCGCCGCAGACGCGCATCGAGGGCGAGATCCAGCAGCTGCCGCCGGACCACCCCGTGACGGAGCTGTGGCAGGTGATCGCCGGCCGCGCGCCCGGGCGCAGCGACGCGCGCCAGATCACCCTCTTCGACTCCGTCGGCTTCGCCATCGAGGACTTCTCGGCCCTGCGCTACGTGAAGCGCCAGATCGAGCGCACGGGTCTCTACGAGGAGCTCGACCTCCTCGCCGACCCGGACGATCCGCGCGATCTCTTCGGCATGCTCCTGCGCGCCCAGGCCGCCGCGCCGACGGCGGCGTGA
- the rocF gene encoding arginase: MTRRPSILLGVPVQEGAGRMGCDMGPSAFRAAGLAPALRDLGYIVEDRGNLSPAPLRDLRHDNGAIKYLPEVVAWTEAIAQAAYEAAADGIPIFLGGDHSLSAGTMTGLSRRAAEEDRPFFVLWLDSHPDFHTLETTQSGNLHGVPMAYATGRGGFEGYFPALHAPVKAENVCMMGIRSVDPPERAALATAGVTIHDMRAIDENGVVPLLEAFLRRVAATRGRLHVSLDVDFLDPGIAPGVGTTVPGGATFREAHLIMEILHDSGLVTSLDIVELNPFLDERGRTALLMVDLVASLMGRRVLDRPTRSF, from the coding sequence ATGACGCGCAGGCCCAGCATCCTCTTGGGAGTCCCGGTGCAGGAAGGCGCCGGGCGCATGGGCTGCGACATGGGTCCGAGCGCCTTCCGGGCGGCCGGCCTCGCCCCCGCCCTGCGCGACCTCGGCTATATTGTCGAGGACCGGGGCAACCTGTCCCCGGCCCCGCTCCGGGACCTCCGGCACGACAACGGCGCGATCAAGTACCTTCCGGAAGTGGTGGCCTGGACGGAGGCCATCGCGCAGGCGGCCTACGAGGCGGCGGCCGACGGAATCCCGATCTTCCTCGGCGGCGACCACAGCCTCTCCGCCGGGACCATGACCGGGCTGAGCCGCAGGGCCGCGGAGGAGGACCGCCCGTTCTTCGTCCTCTGGCTCGACTCCCATCCGGACTTCCACACCCTGGAGACGACGCAGAGCGGCAACCTGCACGGGGTGCCGATGGCCTATGCCACGGGGCGCGGCGGCTTCGAGGGCTACTTTCCCGCCCTCCATGCGCCCGTGAAGGCGGAGAACGTCTGCATGATGGGCATCCGCAGCGTCGACCCTCCGGAGCGGGCCGCCCTCGCGACCGCCGGGGTGACGATCCACGACATGCGCGCCATCGACGAGAACGGCGTGGTGCCCCTCCTGGAGGCCTTCCTCAGGCGCGTCGCCGCAACGCGGGGCCGGCTGCACGTGAGCCTGGACGTGGACTTTCTGGACCCGGGCATCGCGCCGGGTGTCGGCACCACGGTGCCGGGCGGCGCAACCTTCCGCGAGGCGCATCTGATCATGGAGATCCTCCACGACAGCGGCCTCGTCACGAGCCTCGACATCGTCGAGCTCAATCCCTTCCTCGACGAGCGCGGCCGCACGGCCCTGCTCATGGTGGACCTCGTCGCGAGCCTGATGGGCCGCCGCGTGCTCGACCGCCCGACCCGGAGCTTCTGA
- a CDS encoding Lrp/AsnC family transcriptional regulator yields the protein MDDLDQRLITLLRHNGRRSVSDLALELGVSRATVRSRMERLERSGDIVGYTVILRADAVSLPVRGITLIEVEGRAADRVVDALGGFPEVSAIHTTNGKWDLVVELGAASLTDFDAVLRRVRLIPGVIASETNLLLATPRSTRARL from the coding sequence ATGGACGATCTCGACCAGAGGCTGATCACTCTCCTGCGGCACAACGGGCGGCGCAGCGTCTCCGATCTCGCCCTGGAGCTCGGCGTTTCGCGCGCCACCGTGCGCTCGCGCATGGAGCGGCTCGAACGCTCCGGCGACATCGTCGGCTACACGGTGATCCTGCGGGCGGACGCGGTGTCGCTGCCGGTCCGCGGCATCACGCTGATCGAGGTGGAGGGGCGCGCCGCCGACCGGGTGGTGGACGCCCTCGGCGGCTTCCCCGAGGTAAGCGCCATCCACACCACCAACGGCAAGTGGGATCTCGTGGTCGAGCTCGGCGCCGCGAGCCTGACGGACTTCGACGCCGTGCTGCGGCGGGTCCGCCTCATTCCCGGGGTCATCGCCTCGGAGACCAATCTCCTCCTCGCCACGCCGCGCAGCACCCGGGCGCGCTTGTAG
- a CDS encoding sensor histidine kinase: MAKSVTKLSLRVRLFILTAVALLPALGILLYNEVSLHRSREAEVHALALRFGQLAALEMQGILEGARGLLIAVASAHGVKSFDVDACTAYLADVQVQTPQLTPITVIDAEGLIRCRSDSMGQGQSLDDRDYFQEAFARGTFVVGRYRVGQVSGKGVLPLAMPIRDGEGRIVGVVAAGLNLDWLGQRLRQRDLAHGNALTIADRDGTIIAREPFPERFIGTRIPEPFLSLVKGDAPGTQEVMSQDGTRRIIGYIPVKVMPEGLYISAGIARDEAFHAIDRATRRGATLALVGACAAFLAAWLIGRSFVRDPVERLVNTIEAWRRGDLSARTGMSAQAGELETVGADIDALLDELALRQAARDRAEERQRLLLNELNHRVKNTLATVQYMVAQSLGSAATPAQARESLEGRLIALSRAHDLLTREQWEGAELGTIVAQAIEPFRGGNGGRWHVEGTEVRVSPQVALALAMAFQELATNAVKYGALSNETGEVRIAWSVAKGAGGEERISLRWEETGGPPVRPPARRGFGSRLLERALASDLGGAMKLEFAVGGVVCTMETLAA, translated from the coding sequence GTGGCGAAGTCGGTGACGAAGCTGTCGTTGCGCGTCCGGCTCTTCATCCTCACGGCCGTCGCGCTGCTGCCGGCCCTGGGCATCCTTCTCTACAACGAGGTCTCCCTGCACCGCAGCCGCGAGGCGGAGGTCCACGCGCTCGCCCTGCGCTTCGGCCAGCTCGCCGCCCTCGAGATGCAGGGCATCCTCGAAGGCGCCCGGGGACTGCTGATCGCCGTCGCCTCCGCGCATGGCGTGAAGTCCTTCGACGTGGATGCGTGCACGGCCTATCTGGCCGACGTGCAGGTGCAGACCCCGCAGCTCACCCCCATCACCGTGATCGATGCCGAAGGGCTCATCCGCTGCCGGTCGGACAGCATGGGTCAGGGGCAGAGCCTCGACGACCGCGACTATTTCCAGGAGGCGTTCGCGAGAGGCACCTTCGTCGTCGGCCGCTACAGGGTCGGCCAGGTCTCGGGCAAAGGCGTCCTGCCGCTCGCCATGCCCATCCGCGACGGCGAGGGGCGGATCGTCGGCGTCGTGGCGGCGGGCCTGAACCTCGACTGGCTCGGCCAGAGGCTGCGGCAGCGCGATCTCGCCCACGGCAACGCCCTCACCATCGCCGACCGGGACGGCACCATCATCGCGCGCGAGCCCTTCCCGGAGCGTTTCATCGGCACCCGGATCCCCGAGCCCTTCCTGTCGCTGGTGAAAGGCGACGCGCCCGGCACGCAGGAGGTGATGAGCCAGGACGGCACCCGGCGGATCATCGGCTACATTCCGGTAAAGGTCATGCCGGAGGGGCTCTACATCAGCGCCGGCATCGCCCGCGACGAGGCCTTTCACGCCATCGACCGGGCGACCCGGCGGGGCGCCACCCTCGCCCTCGTCGGCGCCTGCGCCGCCTTCCTCGCCGCCTGGCTCATCGGCCGGAGCTTCGTGCGCGACCCGGTGGAGCGCCTCGTGAACACGATCGAGGCCTGGCGGCGGGGCGACCTGTCGGCCCGAACCGGAATGTCCGCGCAGGCGGGGGAACTCGAAACCGTCGGCGCCGACATCGACGCCCTCCTGGACGAGCTGGCGCTCCGGCAGGCGGCGCGCGACAGGGCGGAGGAGCGCCAGCGGCTCCTTCTCAACGAGCTGAATCACCGGGTGAAGAACACCCTGGCCACCGTCCAGTACATGGTGGCGCAGAGTCTGGGCTCCGCCGCCACGCCGGCCCAGGCGCGGGAATCCCTGGAAGGGCGGCTCATCGCTCTCTCCCGGGCGCACGATCTTCTCACCCGCGAACAGTGGGAAGGGGCGGAGCTCGGCACCATCGTCGCCCAGGCGATCGAGCCGTTCAGGGGCGGGAACGGAGGACGCTGGCACGTGGAGGGGACCGAGGTGCGCGTGTCGCCGCAGGTCGCCCTGGCCCTCGCCATGGCCTTCCAGGAGCTGGCCACCAACGCCGTGAAATACGGCGCTCTTTCGAACGAGACCGGCGAGGTCCGGATCGCCTGGTCGGTGGCGAAGGGCGCCGGTGGAGAGGAGCGGATCTCCCTGCGCTGGGAGGAAACGGGCGGCCCGCCCGTGAGGCCGCCGGCGCGGCGGGGATTCGGCTCGCGGCTGCTGGAGCGGGCGCTGGCGTCGGATCTCGGCGGGGCCATGAAGCTCGAATTCGCCGTAGGCGGCGTCGTATGCACCATGGAAACCCTGGCCGCCTGA
- a CDS encoding DUF2268 domain-containing putative Zn-dependent protease (predicted Zn-dependent protease with a strongly conserved HExxH motif) has translation MNWVLHFLESEGSLGPWRARLEAEARATHERIAACLAPDVEMPPLDVVIERLEGQAIPELGLAGIAPRRRCMVVTLDPANPRFEASLEAGEFGRILTHEFHHCLRCHSVGYGTTLAEALVTEGLADQFDREINGGEGQIWDHALRPEHWPALLERAEEAFRSPRYDHRLWFFGVGRGGRGGTVPRWAGYTIGYRLVGAYLETTPGARPSRMAGTPAAEVLAKAWPRLVERFGGPASRG, from the coding sequence ATGAACTGGGTGCTGCACTTTCTCGAATCCGAGGGGAGCCTGGGACCCTGGCGCGCCCGCCTGGAGGCGGAGGCCCGGGCGACCCACGAGCGCATTGCCGCCTGCCTGGCGCCGGACGTCGAGATGCCGCCCCTCGACGTGGTGATCGAGCGCCTCGAAGGGCAGGCCATTCCCGAGCTCGGCCTTGCGGGAATCGCGCCCCGCCGGCGCTGCATGGTCGTCACCCTGGATCCCGCGAATCCCCGGTTCGAGGCGAGCCTGGAGGCGGGCGAGTTCGGCCGCATCCTGACCCACGAGTTTCACCACTGCCTCCGTTGCCACAGCGTCGGTTACGGGACCACCCTCGCCGAGGCCCTCGTCACCGAGGGGCTGGCCGACCAGTTCGACCGCGAGATCAACGGCGGGGAGGGGCAGATCTGGGACCATGCCCTTCGCCCCGAGCACTGGCCCGCCCTGCTGGAGCGGGCCGAGGAGGCCTTCCGCTCGCCCCGCTACGATCACCGCCTCTGGTTCTTCGGCGTCGGGCGGGGCGGCCGGGGCGGAACCGTCCCGCGCTGGGCCGGCTACACCATCGGCTACCGTCTCGTCGGCGCCTACCTGGAGACGACGCCCGGGGCGAGGCCGTCCCGGATGGCCGGGACGCCTGCGGCGGAGGTGCTCGCAAAGGCCTGGCCCCGCCTCGTCGAAAGGTTCGGCGGCCCTGCCTCCCGGGGCTGA
- a CDS encoding VOC family protein, with translation MQQSIAHIALVVRDYDEAIDFYVNKLRFELVEDTYQPEQDKRWVVVRPRGDGTTSLILARASTPHQETFVGNQAGGRVFLFLRTDDFQRDHAAMVEKGIRFVREPKRAPYGIVAVFEDLYGNLWDLVQFTDGRD, from the coding sequence TTGCAGCAAAGTATCGCTCATATTGCGCTTGTGGTGCGCGACTACGACGAAGCCATCGACTTTTACGTCAACAAGCTGCGATTCGAACTGGTCGAGGACACCTATCAACCGGAGCAGGACAAGCGGTGGGTTGTGGTTCGCCCTCGAGGAGATGGGACGACCTCGCTGATCCTCGCTCGCGCTTCCACGCCTCATCAGGAGACGTTCGTCGGCAACCAGGCGGGCGGTCGCGTCTTCCTGTTCCTCCGGACCGATGATTTTCAACGGGATCACGCCGCGATGGTCGAGAAAGGCATCAGGTTCGTTCGCGAGCCGAAGCGAGCCCCCTACGGCATCGTCGCGGTGTTCGAGGATCTCTACGGCAATCTGTGGGATCTCGTTCAGTTCACGGACGGTCGGGATTGA